The DNA region ttctattttagtctCTGCCGTCATCCAAGTAACGGAACCCTATTACGTGGCAGACGAATTGACCTGGTTACTGATGTGGTGTTGACGTGGCACTAACatgacattaaaatattattaaaaaaaattatgtggcaTTTACGTTAgcatgataaaaaaattttcaatttaaactgaaaaaatcaaaacaaaaaactttacagttttaaagattgagaaaaaaaaatttagtgcaattatttcaatttttcttgaacttttttagaaacaaacactaaATTAACACTATTCACGCTCTAGGTTGgcgtttttgtgtttgtgtttgtatctatttcattttcttctttcttttaagataaaccaaaaaagtaaaatcaaaacaaaaataaattaataaatatcccAAACTACATCCTCCAGAGATGCGTATTTATAGTgctaaaaaacccaaattagtttgtgtgtttgtgtggcATTTGTCTCTCTTAGTCTCTATCTCTCTCGATCTGAGACGACTTGCTCTCAGATTGGGTTGGTTGAAAAAACCCCAAACCACACCGCGAAGTTGGTCTCGTGGCCGGTGCCGTAGTGGATTCGGCTCGTGGCGGATTGGAGATCGGCTAGGAGGAACTGGAGCATCAGCGAATCGCTGGTTTCGGTGAGGCAGCTGTGCCAGGTCTGATACAAGAGGTTGCTGTAGCGAGAGGATTGTTGAGCCGGAGGGATTTCGTCGATCCATTGGATTAGGGTTTCAAGAATGGAGACGATGGAGTTGATGGTTTCAAATTGGTGGCAAGGGTCGGAGAGTTtgtgggagaaaaaaaaagagcgaaGAAGATCGGCCCAGAAGAATTAGATAAGGAGATCGGCctgagaaaaaagaagacaaagaggCAGAGGAGATCGGCCTAGGTTTTTtgcttgtttgtgtttgtatcgttcttttgcttctttctttgtcAATCTCCgacttcttttctctctctaaacccgaatccctcttcctttctctttttgatcAACGATGGTGGTAGTGGGTTTGGTTTGGTGACTTTGTGGGCGTGGGTTTGTTGACTGATTGGTGGGCGTGGGTTTGTTGATGATATTTCTGGGTtcatgggtttgatttttggttgttgatgattttttggTTTGCATTTGTTCTGGGTTTGTTCTTGTTCTGGGTTTGCTCTTGATTCTGggttttatttcttgtttttctgGATTTGATGGAGATTTGATTTGGTTGCTAGATTTGGATTTAGGTTTGCCTGGGATTGGATTTGTTGCTGGGTTTATTTCTTGAActtgggaagaacatgaagaacagtTTAATGAAAGtaagaataataatattagatttaaggccaagaaaaataataataataatatgaaagaaaaaaaaattaaaatgctgatgtgactTTGAAAAAtgccacataaatttttttaataatattttaatctcaTGTCAGTGCCACGTCAGCACCACGTCAACAATCAGGTCAATCTGTCTGCCACGTAATAGGGTTCCGTTACTTGGATGACGGCAGAGACTAAAATAGAAacgattttttgaaaatagggacgacaatagaaacaaaatcaatttagggaccaaaatgtgaattggcccaaaatatagggaccaaaagagcattttcgccttcaaacaaataattaatcaaaaaatcacatgaacctaaataaaaagcatttaaggtgaagaattaaaatcaatatattgagacgcaaataccaaaaaccccaagactcaagacttaaaatttcaaaatttatagaattccCAAATTCTACCTCAGAGCCTaaccaaattcaacaattttatatatagtgtgcATTTGCGTAACAAACATGGCAagtgttttgtgtttttccGTGGGTCTTGCGCATTGTTTACAGACCCGCAAGTACGGAAAATGTAGCAAGAAGTAATAAATTTGGGCCCCATAGGCACtgttcataatttaaaaattattttgctacagtgtttttaacaataagttttctattttcagcaataaacagtatctaaacagacccagaacatgcaaaataaaaatttattgttcccTAGGCTAGAAGACATAGGttgtatatttaatttttctcaaaaaaatagagatatttTATCTgccatgtacaataaaaaaaatcattagtaaaaatttcaacccaaaaaccaaaccccaatTATCAACGTATGTCTCTTTTTTTCAacgttagtcttttttttttttagtcctatcatagtttttatatagattatcaacgtttgagtttaagtggacttgttagagagatagaattttactccttgttaagttttgattaaacaaatacagtataattttattttttaaaaaatgataatgataagtttgagtttaagttggacttattataGAGATAGAGTCTCACTCCTGGTaaagtttgaactaaaaaaaaattatttaaataaaatgataattttatttaaatattgtgctgacatggaaaattgtgagagtttcagagattttagttttatttttttttaagtcctatcataatttttatttttatatagattatcaacgtttgagtttgagtttaagtttaagttggacttgttagagagataaagtttcactccttgttaagtattgattaaacaaaaataattttattttaaaaacataataatgataagtttgaatttaagttggacttattagaaagatagagtttcactcttggtaaattttgaacttaaaataataatttgacttaaataaaatgatagttttatttaaatattttgctaatatgaaaaattgttaGAGTTTCAAAggattcaattatatatatatatatatatatatttggattaAACTTGACTTGTTtgctaaacaaacaaacaaaaataaatattttcttaaatcaaACTTGAGCTGTTTATTAAAACAACTTAGTTTATTTACTGCCAAATTAAAACTATGCCAAGGTATCAGGTTCATATCTCATTGGCCAACTTTGAGCATCCCATAAGTGCTCTGGCGTAAGCAACCGGAAGTGatgctaatttttttgcttttgctaCGGAAGCCCGCTTTGTGAAGTTGTTGTAATCATTAGCTTCAATGGCATCTAAGATCTGTCGGTACAACAGCAACGATGCCCATACTGCCCATCTACTAGCTAAGTTGAGCTCTGAAACCCCCTTCTCTGCTTCATCATAGAACATCCTAGCTCGCTTTATCTGGCCCTTCATGAAACTACGCCATTTATCGGTCACTTTCCCACGAAATATGTCATCATCTGACAGGCCAGCTTGTGCTAGCTCATCTTGTGGGAGATAAATTCTTCCTCTGATAGCACTACAAAGTACAAGGTGCAAGTGTTTttgcatataaaaaataaaatacccgtccacaaaatatttataggaaaattatattttacaacACTAAACTATATCCTATATGGCtataaaatgaatgaaattgtTCGCGATCAGCTTAAATTTGGCTCATGACTATTGTTTGAACTCAGTCACCAACACAACGAAACAGACTTCAACTCAAATTTCGGTTTCATATGTTTGTGAACACTAAAAGATAATCTTATGCAATTAACATGATGAACaacttaaattttcattttgattaaaTCATTACTATTGAAGTGTAAATGAATTAATTAGTAGTATTGGTGACTAATATGCATTATCAAAGGTATAAAATATAAggtttaagtaaaaaattgtaatatataaattaatttatttaatcaattcacaatatatataattcGTTTGGGAAACTAGAAAGCTAAACTTTAAACCTAAAAATATAACTTGGAATTAAACTCGTTCATAATAGCAAAGTAAacgtatgtgtgtgtgtgtatatatatatacaccttaATTAGTGGTCGACTCAGCTCATTTTTACAACCCTTACTATTCATCAACTGGATGAAACGGGTGTTGCTACTTTCTTTTAAACATGTTTACTAGAATATGAAAATGGGAAGATGTATATCTGCGTTATAAGAAGCTTACTCTTCTCCCACGTCTCTGAGTATGTTGGTGAGTTGATTAGCAATTCCAAGGGCTAATGCAGCATTGTAAACACTCTCTATTGAAGCCTTTGATTTTGGTGCTATCCCTATCACTGGAACACTCATAAGCCCCACAGTGCCGGCAACATTGTAGCAGTAAAGGTAGAGCTCATCGAAGTTCTCGTATCTTGATTTTGTCAAGTCTAACTTCATTCCTTCTATCATGTCTTTGAAAGGCTGTCCAATGAAACAAGTTACAGTGAATTGGTCAGTCTTAGCACCTAATATTGTTATACATTCTGTGCTGCCTAATATTCAAGTGAGCATGCCAGTTTGTTTAGAGCATTGGCAGGTGCAAAAATTGATATTCTATTCTTATTATATTACCTATTTAAtactacattttattaaaataataatttttcttgacttttttaattgtttatttttcttcacaCAACAATAATCATTGACTATCTTCCTTCATTCTTGAAATGcgtaaataaagaaataataaaaactaaatggaAATTGAATAAtgtcaatttaaatttatacgGTTAATATATTAAACttgtaaatttaaataattatatacgCGTTTAGATCTACGCATTTTCtgcgttttcctttttttgctGCGTTTTAGCTTTAGGAGataaagttactgttcacacaCTGTACACATACTGtttcatgcactgttcacgcactTTTCAGCtacattttcattaaaaataagtctcacagcattattcacacatttaaaaattattttgctacagtattttcagttttcagctgtatctaAACGGATCTTATACACTAacatttttaggcaaaaacatgtaaattctgatgtgagtgttttaaGCCATTTAGAATATACCTGTATATCAATAGGGTACTTTGATACAGTATCAGATAGAGCAACATCATACACATCACACGGTCGACCttcaaaaatatcatttaatcTTTTCTCCCATATTTCTAGATCCTTGGGTGTGGTGTATGTAGCATTAGGCCCATCCACAAGCTCGTCAGTTCTCCTGCACCACACTACAGAGAAGAAGACATGCCATCGTTTCAATCCACACTTTTAATTATTTGACTCTAGCTAATATAGTGTTGGTTATAACCAGTGAAGTTGATACCGTACCGATACCAGCCGGTATGTATCGTACCGATACGTGTACCGATATCGAAACGATAACGTTTCGTATCGGTTTAAATATCGGCCGTACCAACCATGTACCGACCATACCATCCAATTTTGgacaataccggccggtacaggaaaaaactttttttttttttttagttttgtaattttgaatttttgtaagagcataatggtaacttatttacattaacttattagtattatttgtttttttagtatgcaGTGAACAAtcaagctttctattttttatatatatatatatatattcttttaattgatgttaaagtctaaaactatgaataatttgttctgaattgaggtaatgttttatgataaacttttatatttattataataatatgaaattttatatgcttataaatatggttctagagattttgtgtgtatgtgtgtgtatataatatatatatatatatatatatatatatatatatatatataaaaatagtggtaaacccgaaacggtataccggtattgaccggtaccttAAATATATCGTACTgctggccaaaccggtacaactTCCGGTAcgatattgacttccttgattatTACACATACATTGTACATATATACAAATTGGTTTTTAACTGAAATCATGACTGTGTGTATAAGATTAATTTCTGGTCTTAATATATGTACATCAGCTTTCAACACTTTTCATGTTTTAAAGGTGGACAtcaattttttgtcttttgaaaaaatgtttacTACAATTGTGTATATTATACGATAGAGTGAGTATAAAAGAATGTTTACAGTAATATATATAAGCACTAGTTATTTAAACAGTAGCCAGATCAAAGTAAAACATAAAGCTCAGGTGTGATATAGGCTCCGCCAAATACCAATAATCGCCCAAAAAGCTCTTCGCAATTCTGGCATCATGAGTAATGTACCTGAAAATCGCACATGAGAAGCTCAGTTCAACAGTATTTCcccaattatattttaaaagtaatttaTAATGCATCAATTAAAAATGATCACCATAagttaatttcaaaaaatgtacTCATAGTCATAgctgaaagatttttttttttttgttgagaaaactgAAAGAGTCAAGACTTAatggcttgtttggattgaggggagaAAAGGAAAGCACAGTAGAATTGGCCGAAAATTAGGTTAATTTCTTGCCAATTCTATTCTACTCCTTTCTACTCACCCtcctcctccccccccccctcccaaaaaaaccCTCCTCCTCttcccccctcccaaaaaaaaaaaaaatccaaacaagctaTAACAACGGATGATACTaatggtggttgttgttgttactatttttttaaaataataataggtTGGTTTGTCTAATCTTCCTGAACAtgaatatatttaatttgtttatttattgaaaattagttaaattataaatataccacaaaaaaattataaattttaaaaagttatttatatACGGTTAAACTAAAAAGTCTTTTATTTTGCATTGTAGATAAACTGCCTAATAATTCCATTATATGTTGAACAAcattagaatttatttatttttaatagaaatggTAGAATTTAGAATGTGATCCTTCAAACAAGCACTTAAAATATTATCAGAATTGCAAAAGGATCAcactaaaatgaattttacatatacatatacttttatatatatatatatatatatatatatatatatatatatatatatatatatatatatgggttgggttcaaattacacctagtgtaattctaagcaatgttacatcacccaataatttgttatagaatttatattttgaaaattccaccattgaattacatgttctatacgTTCTTAACAATCATgtcaattttcatatcaattggatgttatttaccatttgatccataaatttatcttttatgcattattttaaactacaaaaacttgaatttaaaaaattaattgatgacatggctattaatttttgattatcttgaaaattgatatgtgtatgtgtatgtgtgtgtgtctgtgtgtataaatatatatatatatatatatatatatatatatatatcggaaatcagaatatatatatatatatatatattggaaatcAGAATAATAACTACAAAGTTCTAAAATTTTGCATCTTATCTCTCACATGTAACAACCAAAAAGATGAGTCTTGAAAAACAACAAGAAACTTTGGAAAGAAAATCGTGCATTTAGGCTCCCAAAATGTGGAACCAACCAAACTCACAGTGGACTTTGAAAAAATCCATatattatagtatttttttttttagaaatgatatgttcacaatattttcacaacaaatttacaacaaatcttaagtggcaggttgttattagttgttattgttggggtaaaaaaataatcttagtgttagatttaaattcaaaccaataacaactaaccacctctgatttgttgtgaaaatattgtaaaaatgttgtgaacgtagtatctctcttcttcttctttttttctttatggaaaacatatgttatagtctttaaAACTGCAGAAAAGGGTAAAGTTCacttaaaaatagaaaagagtaaaacaaaatcaaattattattattttgacaaaAACATAGTCTTTTTGGTTAAGAATCCAAAATCTTTTTGTTTAAGAAGTATATTGAAATATAGaatacacatatataattaCTCACCTcagatatatattaaaaaagagtaattaattataaaatattccaataatatataaatttgtacTCTATTATTAGTAAGtccataattaaattcaatacgGAACCTACTATTCAAATAAGAAGAAGGAGCTAAGGTAACGCAGGCTTGTCACCAAATGGGACAACAAAAGTGGTTGAATCGATGTGGTTTCTCACcccaaaaaggaagaagaagaaggagtatGCAATTAATGTATTCTCaaaatattctataattttccatttaaaagtaacaatatttttttaataaatggttTTGCTAgaaattgttttctaaaaaaaatctctcatttttttttttataaggaaaattatgaaaagcttatttgttttcttaagtTTAAGATTAAAAACATTGCCCTTTCCATGTCCGGAACATCAAAAAATGTAGAAATTCTTAGaaacaaaatagatttttttatcacaaataGTGTTTATTAGACATATTTACACAGTTTTAACAcgcaacccaaaaaaaaatggcttTAAAGTCACGCTCTTCAAATTAGAAATAGTGATTCAAATTAcgattttaattgttttttgggtatgtataaaataatttgtagtaACAATCTTTTTTAGTAGAGGGTTACGCTGGgaattgttttctaaaaaaatatctcatttttttttataagaaaatttatgaaaaattgatttgttttcttatgtttaaaaacattagaaaatgtttggttgtgatcttgaaaataagattaaaaacaTTGCCCTTTCCATGTACCTAACATcaaaaaaagtagaaattattttcttaaaaacaaaatagattttGAGCACAAATAGTGTTTATTACACATATTCACACGGTTTTaacacaacccaaaaaaacaaaaacaaaaaaaacaaacaaacaaacaatcaatGACTATAAAGTCACGATTGTCAAATTAGAAATAGTGATTCAAATTAcgatttcaaatttttttttttttttttggattatgtgcaaaataatttgtatgtaacaaattaaaccctaGGACGAAATACATACTAAGAGAAAGAGCAAGTACATATACCCCAGTAAAATGTGTTGTCATAGTCGGCACAGAACTCTCTACACCTTTCATAAGCTTCATTCAAACGATTCCAATCAATGGTAGTGGTACCATCATTCTCAACTGGTTTTTTCAGATccaattcactctctctcctatGCTCTCTCACCAGAGCTGCTTGCTTTAGCACCACTTCATACACCCTCTCCTCTGAGGATCTTGATAGGTTTGCAACTGCCCTTGAATAAGCAGAAACCCCAGATGAAAAACTAGTTTTAGAGCTCAACTTATTACTACTACACCTCCTTTGTGTGCAATAATTTCTGGGCAAAGAGTGATCACGAGCATTCACTCTGGGGCAAACCACGCAAAGTACAGCAGACATCTCAACTAAGCAAAGATGAtcttcttaatatttttttgggaatgaGGTAGGCTCTTTGGATAAGGTAACCACTATATAATAAAGATGATCATCTCTATAATAAATGCATGCGCATGCCTATGTCACCACACCACTGACCAGTAGTTACTAGTTATTAACAGTAACGTCGAAGAGTACACAGATACTCTCTGCAGAATTGAATGTGAACGACaatttgctacagtattttacTATTCACCGACGTACGTTTTGAACCCATTGGTGGTTGTCAATCTACAAATGTTCTCACAGAAGGAccagcctaggcctaggcctaggcgaATTAGGCTACCGCCTAGGTTCCTATTAGagaaaaatcccaaattttggggtaaaaaattggtattttttttttgaaaatgggagatataagaaaaaaaattagttttattatttttctttactttcaaGAAGTTTCAAAGTATTGAGTAATGTTAGAAAGaatacaactttaaatacaTGTGTTTTATAAATAGAATAATGCTAtagtttttcaaattattttataatattttttataaactgttgttGTAGCTAATTTCTTACTGGTTCTCATTTtttacattacttttttatttatctataatcATTCTTTAcatcatcaatttgtaaaaaattttgtaaaagaatttgtATCTTTAACATTTTTCCTTACAAATATATGTGTCATTAATCGTAAGAAATAATTCAGAtaggaaaatgctagaaatagtattaattttacttgaaaattttacaaattgatgtgacaattaatacGATATGTGGACGTCAATAacctattaaatgcatttttgaatttttttatgattaatgATACATCTTTGTAAGcctcatgttgtaaaatttataatatctctttaaaatttataatgacacatctttataatatctctaacatcattcattcaaatacttgtttattatcttcttgaagTGTCACTAATCGCATTCATTTCTAcatcatttgaaattttttttatatatttagaatttttcccaaaaaaaaaaagcatattacaaaataaaaggaatagatttttgttatcagaaattatgatattaaatactagttaaatattatttaagtgataacaaaAATGTCTCATTTAAATGTATCGTCTTAGACCTCCAAATTTGTTGCACCGCCCTTATCTCACAAGTACGTACTCGCCACTGTATATGTGTACGTAGTAGGTCCTCCCAATTCAACTTTTCTATGGATATATTTGGTTGGGTCATGGTGCCCTCAATAGTTAACcatctattttaggaaatttttgacacaatttttatggGAACTGAAAAAggctgtcaaaatattaatttttttttcctttaaatgaaTAGTTAACCATTACACTAGTATTTCCCCGTTTGATTTAAGGCTTTTGTTAACGGGTGCTGTTTAGCACATGCtaagattgaattttttattaataaagtatAGTACTATAGTTGCTTTTTGAGAGTAGAAAAAAACATGGTAATATAGCACTTGGGTCTATTTGAGATCTGTtaattttgctgaaactaaaatttttttgctgaaagtactataaataaacgTAAAAGTTAgatgaaatagtacagtgagacccataaatagtaccaaaaagtgtagtagagcctatgaatagtagcaaaaataagctgaatagtaaaggaaaaaacttagatacagggtccgtttagatagaacttattgctgaaaactgaaaactgaaaacactgtagcaaaataattttaaaatgtgtgaatagtaccgcgggacccatttttaatgaaaaagtggctgaaaagtaaaatttgtgggtccgtgaacagtgcacgaatgcactgttcacggaagacttGGTCAACAATTGCGGCtgggaagggaaaaaaaaaaaaaaaactgaaggcAGAACGCTGGACTCAGGACGCTGGACGCAGCCTCCCAATCCAAACACACGCACAGTAGATTAGGTGTTGTTCTTGAGAACAAAAAAGATTAGATGATGTTCCTTAAGTTCCTCTCTTAAGATTtctatgagaaaaaatccacatgacagaatcttaaAAAAGGAACCTAAAGAATAACACCTAAGTCGTgctcaataataaaataagctggctttttaatttttgccaaacacacacttaaagTATCAGTAAAGCATAAAAAATTGGACATTTTACAACAGGACCAAATACCCTTTTTGAGTTCTTTCATCTTCCTTCCCTTTACCAACATTTTCTCAGTTTGtactttttgagttttttcttttttttcagaTCTACAAAAACCACCACCCAAATGCCCAAATTTCAAACCCAAGCCAAATTGTCAAGCTTTTCACGTTCCAAATTGAACCCAACCACCAAAGCAACCCAGATACAACCAAAAACAAAGGAAGGAAAAGTAGAACTAAAGGCAGAGAGTGATATAGGAGAGCAACGGCTatagaggtggtggtggtggcaccAGTGAGCATAGCTAATAGAAATGGTGGTGGAGCTCAAGGCTTTGACCTTGGCTGATACGAGAGAGAGAATCCAAGATAGCAGAGAGGGAGTGAGAGAAATCTAGTGGTGGTGGGTGGGTTACAAATCTGGTGGTTGCGGTGGTGTTGGTGGACTTTTTTTAACCCAAAGATCCAACCCACACACTCACCAATCTCACCAGAGACGAAGCCAAGACTTAGAGTTAGGGGGGGCAGAAGTATaaacaaaagataatttttgaaactccaaataaacattcatttaataaaccatcaacaaagaaaaatacacaaaattattgttttttaagatattacaatgcaattatttatgaaaatggGACA from Castanea sativa cultivar Marrone di Chiusa Pesio chromosome 6, ASM4071231v1 includes:
- the LOC142638986 gene encoding phytoene synthase 2, chloroplastic-like isoform X1, which produces MSAVLCVVCPRVNARDHSLPRNYCTQRRCSSNKLSSKTSFSSGVSAYSRAVANLSRSSEERVYEVVLKQAALVREHRRESELDLKKPVENDGTTTIDWNRLNEAYERCREFCADYDNTFYWGTLLMMPELRRAFWAIIVWCRRTDELVDGPNATYTTPKDLEIWEKRLNDIFEGRPCDVYDVALSDTVSKYPIDIQPFKDMIEGMKLDLTKSRYENFDELYLYCYNVAGTVGLMSVPVIGIAPKSKASIESVYNAALALGIANQLTNILRDVGEDAIRGRIYLPQDELAQAGLSDDDIFRGKVTDKWRSFMKGQIKRARMFYDEAEKGVSELNLASRWAVWASLLLYRQILDAIEANDYNNFTKRASVAKAKKLASLPVAYARALMGCSKLANEI
- the LOC142638986 gene encoding phytoene synthase 2, chloroplastic-like isoform X2, with the translated sequence MSAVLCVVCPRVNARDHSLPRNYCTQRRCSSNKLSSKTSFSSGVSAYSRAVANLSRSSEERVYEVVLKQAALVREHRRESELDLKKPVENDGTTTIDWNRLNEAYERCREFCADYDNTFYWVWCRRTDELVDGPNATYTTPKDLEIWEKRLNDIFEGRPCDVYDVALSDTVSKYPIDIQPFKDMIEGMKLDLTKSRYENFDELYLYCYNVAGTVGLMSVPVIGIAPKSKASIESVYNAALALGIANQLTNILRDVGEDAIRGRIYLPQDELAQAGLSDDDIFRGKVTDKWRSFMKGQIKRARMFYDEAEKGVSELNLASRWAVWASLLLYRQILDAIEANDYNNFTKRASVAKAKKLASLPVAYARALMGCSKLANEI